CAGGCCAGACAAGTAGCTGCAGGGGCAGAACTAGGACCCTGTCTTCTGAGTCTCCAGTCTAGTGCTCTTCCCCTGGGCCTGTGCTCTGTCACAGCCAGCCGGCACCAGATGCCTGACAGCCACTGTACCAGAGGACTCTCTTTGGGGTGAATTTTGCCATCTATgaaacttgtattttattttatttttttggccacactgcgcagcatgtgggatcttagttccctgaccagggatcgaacccgctcccactgcagtggaagtgcagagtcttaaccactggacgccagggaagtccctctgaaaccttttttttttttttaatttatttatttatggctgtgttgggtcttcgtttctgtgcgaggtctttctctagttgcggcaagtgggggccactcttcatcgcggtgcgcgggcctctcattatcgcggcctctctggttgcggagcacaggctccagacgcgcaggctcagtaattgtggctcacgggcctagttgctccgcggcatgtgggatcttcccagaccagggctcgaacccgtgtcccctgcattggcaggcagactcccaaccactgcgccaccagggaagcccctgaaaccttttttaaaaatgcacaaattgggaattccctggcagtccagtggttaaggactccgcgctttcactgctgaaggcgcgggttcaatccctggtcagggaactaagatcccgcaagccacgcagcacagccaaaaaaaacaaaaacaaaaacaaaacaaaacagaacaaaaatgtaCAAATCCTACAAAGGGTAATGTCTGAAGTTCCTCTCCCCTGCCTGGGAAAGTGTTTATGGGATATCTGAGAGTGGAGGACCAGGGTGGGATGAGGACCCATGAGATGGGGCGGGGGCATGCATGGGTGAAGGCAGTTGTTTTCTGAATCTCAGAGCAAGTCCTGAGAAGAgttttgaaagaaagagaaagagagaggaagaaaatgagaagCAGAGTGAGAAAGAGCCAGAGAGAACCAGAGATTGAGAcggagatggagaaagagggagacaCACAGACACGTACAAGCCGCAGACACCGGGGGACAGAGCGGCAGGGAGCCTGAGGCAAACAgttagagatggagagagagagagattgggatATTAGAGCCTCTGTAGGAAAGAGGGAGGTCCTGCCCTGACCCCAGCCCTTCTGCAGAGTCCCCGTGAAGAAATTAAAGTCCATCCGTGAGACCATGAAGGAGAAGGGGATACTGGAGGACTTCCTGAGGACCCACAAGTACGACCCCGCCCAGAAGTACCGCTTTAATGACTTCAGCGTGGCCTCCGAGCCCATGGACTACATGGACGTGAGTCCTGACCCTCCCCGGggctcccctctccctgctgccAAAGGCCgagggccaggcctgggctgTGAGCTGCGCCCTTCCTCTCTGCACCCTCCCACCCGGCCCCCGGGGCCTGCCCCCGTCTCTCAGACCTGCCAGCCCGGAGACTTCATTGGCCGGCAGAGCACTCAGGGGCCCCTGCTGACCTGGCAGCTGAGTCCACAGAGACCTTAGCAGCTGCCCCGGGCGGGCTTGGACCGAAGGTCTGTGGGTTCTGGGCGAGCGTGGAGGGCAGGCTCGGGCCCCTGCTTCTGGTGCGGGCTGTGGGGCTGGTCACTCTGTCACTCTGTCCGTGGAGGAGGCTGGGCCTGATGGTCCCTGGATCCCGCCAGAGCTAACAGCCTGCCcatgtcccccctcccccacccaggctGCCTACTTTGGTGAGATCAGCATCGGGACCCCACCACAGAACTTCCTGGTCCTTTTTGATACTGGCTCCTCCAACCTGTGGGTGCCCTCTGTCTACTGCCAGAGCCAGGCCTGCAGTGAGTGCTAGGTTGGGCAGGGGAGGGCGGCTGGCAGGGCAGGGCACTGACACCCTCTGGGGAAGAGCTGCACTTCATAAAGATTGCTGGGGAGAGCTTCAGTCCTGGAAAGGACCAgggacttgtccagggtcacatggCACATGCCCAAGCCAGAGGGAAGAAGCTGGCCATGGAGCTGGGTGGCACCTCTGCTTTCCCTGCTCACCAATACATATCCCTTCACCtactccagcccagcccagcccactccACTCCGTTCTGTTTGCTCTGGGCAATGCCATTCCATCCTACTCCACTCTACAACACTCTTTCTATGCCACTCCACCCCATGATTTACTAAGTTCTTACTGAGTATCTCAAGGGACACGGGAGAAGGATATAGATGTGGTCCCCTCCCTGTagttgtatttggagacaggagaTGTTCACTTCCTAGGGCTGCCTTGGTCCCTGCCAAAGCCTTGGGGTTTGGGTCTTGACACCTCTAGTCCAGAAGGTCCCTCACTGGCCCCATCCTAGGCTATCTCAGGATCCTGGTGTGGCCAGCTTCTCCTCGGGGTGAGGTGAGGGTCAGGGAATGCACAGATGCCCTGGAGGTTCATTCACTCCTTCATCCGACGAGTAATTTCTCGGCACCCGCCATGTGTCAGGAGATCTGCTGGGGGTCAGGGAGATGAATAGATTCTATATAACCTGCCCATAGGGAGGTCACCATCCTAGGGCATCTCAAGATTCTGTAGGTCAGAGGGGGCTTTGGAGTCAAGGCTGGCCAGTTCTTGTGGGTCTTCCCATGCCAGGAATGTCAGCTGGCCACCACTTGACTCAGTGGCCGTTGGCGGGTGGGGCGTGGGGGAGTGCTGAGGCCCCAGGATGTGAGCCCAGGCTGGGAGACAGGTGGGCAGCCCGGCAGGCCTGAGAGTGGGCCAGCCTGACTTCCCAAATTTTCCTTCCCTTGCAGCCAGCCACGCCCGCTTCAACCCCAGCCTGTCCTCCACCTACTCCAGCAATGGGCAGATCTTCTCCCTGCAGTATGGCAGTGGCAGCCTCACCGGCTTCTTCGGCTATGACACTCTGACAGTGAGTGATGCTGCCGGCTGCCCCCGTCCCTACCCCCAGATGTGGGGAAGGTAGTCCGGGGCTGTGAGCTGGATTCTAACCTCAAAGTTCTCACAGTCTGATGGGGAGACTTAGATGGAGGCCCTGGAAAATATGGGAAACACCTAGTGCTCTACCGTACAGGCCAGAAAATCAGTACAATAAAGGCTCatccagggactttcctggtggtccagtggttaagactccgtgcttccactgcaggggacacaggtttgattcctggtcggggaattaagatcccgcatgccacaaggcgcagccaaaaaaaaaaaaaaaaaaaaagctcatccattcactcattgaaCCCTCAATGCGGgccattatgtgccaggcaccgaggGCACCACAATGGTTGCGATGACCTGGTCCTTAAGGAACTTAAAGCCTCGGGAAGAAGAAGGTTGGGGTGGGGAATGCTGCAGCAGTCGGGGATGGCTTCTTGGAACAGAAAGTGGCTTTTGCAAACCTGTCAAGAAGAGAAGCAGCAGAAGCAAAGGAGGGATGAAGAACAGACCCTTGAGGGGTCTGAGGAGGGGGAgcctgggggaggtgggtggagtTACACTCGTCACCTCCCATCCTCTGTTTCCCCTCCAGGTCCAGGGCATCAAGGTCCCCAACCAGGAGTTCGGCCTGAGCGAGAACGAGCCGGGTACCAATTTCCTCTATGCGAAGTTCGATGGCATCATGGGCATGGCCTACCCTGCCCTGTCCATGGGCAGGGCCACCACCGCCCTGCAGGGCATGCTGCAGGAGGGTGCCCTCACCAACCCAGTCTTCAGCTTCTACCTCAGCAGGTAAGGAACCACCTGGCggtccccagctcccagcccattCCCCCCGTGGCCCTGGACGGCTGAGGTTCAACACTTTGGGATTTGAAGGCCTCCCAGCAGGCATATTTGGCAGGGCCTTTCCTCCTGGGCTTCtgactcttcctcctcccctccccaacccctgcatCTGTCCCTGCCCACTCGGcctcttctttgtatttcttgGCCACGACAGTATCTCTCCTTCCTCCGGCTGAACTCTTCTTTGAGCATTGCTACTGCTTCTCCATACCTCTTGGGCTTACCTCCTGCCCAGAGCCCCAGTTAGCTCATTTCCTTCTGACCAAATGTTTTCTACCTGGACACCTCTTTTGTGTAGAAATCTATTGCTTCATCTCCTTTGATCTATTGTTCTAGCCAGGTCCTGGAGTCTTCTGGTCTAGGTCCACCATGAACTCCTAACAAGTTGTTATTCTTACCACAAACACGAGCCAACTCAGTGATTTATGTGGATGGGCCCCGGTGCCAGGCggtaggaggggtgggggggcgtCGCGTGTGGCCGGGGGTGGACTTTCTTTCCTCTCCAGAATTAGACAACTACCTTCTAGAGATAGTCAATATCTACTCTCTGGGGCTTAGTCATTTGAATCTTTCAACCACATTATCCTGTTACGACGGTGGCTGGCCTCTGTTTACAAGTACTCTGAGTTTAGCCTGTAGGAGCTCTGCCCAGTTCCACGCTCGGGTTCGTCTTCTGTCTAACAGGGgaggccctgccctcccctccacctgGGCCCTACCTCCCTCTGATCCCAGCAGAAAAACAACAAGCTGGGCCCGGATCAGGCTCCCGTGGACACGCTCCACCAGCAGCACAAAGTGAAAGGGAATGGAGAACGTGGTGTGCGGCAGGGTGGGGGGCCAGAAGACCAGAGGCTTCCCCAGAGGCAGCGCTTGGTGAAGCAGCAGCACCTGGGAGCCTGAGGCACTGGGAAGTCTGAGCTCCAgttgggggcggcgggggggtgggtgggtgggggacaCAACCTCTTCCCTCAGGGAGCTCCGGTCTGAAGGGAGACACAGCCGTTCCTCAGGGAGCCCCAGTCTGGAGCCAGGGCAGGACCTCtgttttcctgccttttccacaGCCACTCCCTGACTCACTTTTGCTTTACGTCCTGCAGCCAGCAGGGCTCTCAGGACGGGGGAGCAGTCATCTTCGGGGGTGTGGACAGCAGCCTGTACACGGGGCAGATCTATTGGGCCCCCGTCACCCAGGAGCTGTACTGGCAGATTGGCATCGAGGAGTGAGTCTGTGGTGGGCCCTGGGGGTGTGGGCACTTCCTCGGAGCAGGCTCTGAGGCACttcatgtcacacacacacatccggGCACTGCCGGGTGGCGGGGGGGACAGAGGACCCCAGAGACCTGTGCCTGCAAAGCCACAGCTGCCCTCAGCTGGGGTTTCAAGGCCCAGGTCGGCCTGGAgaaggagggtggggtggggacaacATAGGAAGGGGCAGGACTGGGAATCCCAGACATTTTGGACCCTGTAGTCCAACCCTAGGGGCTTAGACATTAGAAAACTGGGGTGTGTGAGGGGGAGGGACTAATTTGCTCAAAGTACTTACAATGAATCAGTGACCCTGGTCTTCAGTGTTTCTAGAACCATCCTTGGAACTCTTTAGAAAGAGATTCCAAGGCCATTTAGGTGGCCTTTGACAGACTTTGGTATGAGGCAGGAGGATGGCTGGATTGACCTCTGCAGAGTCCTTATCTTCCAGAGGTGCACCTTGATTCTGTGGTTGCAGCTCATCCCCTAGCTGCCCTGAGCTGGGAGGTGCTGAGGCCTCCCATCTCCTCACCGTTCAGGTTCCTCATTGGTGACCAGGCCACGGGCTGGTGCTCCCAGGGCTGCCAGGCCATCGTGGACACTGGCACATCTCTGCTCACCGTGCCCCAGCAGTTCATGAGCTCCCTTCTGCAGGCCACAGGGGCCAAGGAGGACCAGTATGGACAGGTGCGTGTGGCAGAGGTGTGCCCCTTCCCTGGGGGAGGCCAGCCAGGGGGCATTTATGGTTTTTCCTGGGAGCACAGGAATAGCCTGATTCTTGGCCTCCGTGCTTCTCGCTGCCCCCAGGCACTGGAGGTGGGGGCCCCAGGATgactggggctgggagctggctgGGGGCCCGAAGGCTGATTCAGGGGAGCCAGATGCTTGTGCTAAAAGGGTGTGGGGAGGTCACTACTAGGCAGAATTTCCTCTGAGCTTCAGCCCCTTAGCGGAAACAGGTTACACACCTGCCGGGCTTTGCAGTAAGAGGGAAATAACTAGACTGTGCTGCCAAGCCCATGAATGACAAGGGATAACCCTTCAGTCCACAGCTCTCTCACCTCCACAGGGCCATGCTCTCTGCCCCGCCTGAGCCCACCAAAGGGTTTGCCTAATTAATGCATTCCCACTAACTTTGGTGGACTGATGGGCCATGCTTTCTACAGACCTGCGTGTTTTAAAAGGACACTTGCAGAGAAGGGGGTGTAGATTTAACCTCTCTCATGGGGAAAATTCAAGCAAGAGTCATGTTTGGGGGTGAGAGAGATGCTCAGGTCCCCCCAGATCCCACCCTCTGCACGTGAGTCCTCCTGTGTGACACGAGCAGTATTGGTGTTGCAGCCTCCAGTCCCAAAGCAGGCTTGGGGCTCAGGCCCGGGTCCGGAGGGGCTGAGGTGATGGGGTTGGCAGGTCCTCTCAGGGGGGAGATGAGGCATCCCGGGCCCTGTTCCTCTCTGCAGTTTCTCGTGGACTGTAGCAACATCCAGAGCCTGCCCACCCTCACGTTCGTCATCAATGGTGTGCAGTTCCCTCTGCCACCCGCTTCCTACATCCTCAATGTAAGTCCTGGCCCCTGTAGGCTGAGAGAGTGGGGACACGATCGGGAGGGTGGGGGATGCaggatgggggtgaggggtgggaggaaggggtggATAGCCAGAAACGCTGGGTCTCCTTACCTTGAGCCATTTCCTGATGCCTTGCAGCCTTGATTTCTTTTCCCCATCCATTGATTCTAAACCCCCGTCTCTGGAACGAGGCTATGAAAGAGCAAGAGTGCCATCTATTATTAATGATTATTATTAATTAGGGGGGAGGGGCACTGGCTCTTTGTTGATCACTTATGAGAGTCAGCCACGGAGTGAAGCACTTtgtctgcatttccctgattactcgTCACAACATTCAATGAGCAAGATACTAattctattttacaaataaaaacttGGAGGTTCAGAGAattaagtaactggcccaaggACACATAGCTAGTCGGGGTGAAGCTAAGGTTTGAACCCAAGTTGGTCTGGCTCCAAGACTTAACCGCCAGGCTGACCTGCTCCAAATCAGGAACAGGAGGGAGTCAAGGAGACCCTGCAGAGGGAGGCCTGTTGCAGCCTGCCCTCAGCCACGCCAGAATCCCCCACCAGCCCGGCTCTGGCTCTGGAGGCTCAGTTGGCCTGTGAGCCCTCAAGGGCAGAAACTTTGGCTCACCTGTTTCTGCACCTGTGCTGCTGGCCTGGGGCTCTGGGCTGAGCAGTGCCCCGTCACTGTGTGAGCGGATGAATGAGTGTTGCCCTTCTGTGTTGTGCAGAACGACGACAGCTTTTGCATGGTGGGGGTCGAGGCCACCTACCTGCCCTCCCAGAACGGCCAGCCCCTGTGGATCCTTGGGGACGTCTTCCTCAGGTCCTACTACTCCGTCTATGACTTGGGCAACAACAGGGTGGGCTTTGCCACCGCCGCCTAGACTCAGCGCCTGGACGCCCgggctcccttctccctctgggCCTCCCAGGCTACAGGGGGTTCTCTCTGCATTTCCTCTCTGCATGTAGCCTCCCTTCTCTGGACTCTGGACTTTCTCTAACAATAAATCTTTCTTCTCCATATCGGCCAGCCTGTTGTTTCTAGAGGGCAGTTGTGGCCTGTAAGGTAGCCCCTGGTCTCAGACAATGGGGACAATGAGAGTCAGGGGCACATTTGCCTCTGCTGCACCATGTTCTCCCTGAGTTTCTAGGAGGTTTGCAGTGGGTCACTGAGAACCTAAGAGAAATAGGGCACAGGGTAGGGCTTGGAGGTGGGCCCTGCATCCCTCAAAGCTTGGAGTCTGTTCACAGCTTCTCTCTGGAGAGGGAAGACAGTGGTAGTGGCATGGAAGCAGGGCATTCCT
Above is a genomic segment from Eubalaena glacialis isolate mEubGla1 chromosome 7, mEubGla1.1.hap2.+ XY, whole genome shotgun sequence containing:
- the PGC gene encoding gastricsin, with product MKWMVVALVCLQTLEAAVIKVPVKKLKSIRETMKEKGILEDFLRTHKYDPAQKYRFNDFSVASEPMDYMDAAYFGEISIGTPPQNFLVLFDTGSSNLWVPSVYCQSQACTSHARFNPSLSSTYSSNGQIFSLQYGSGSLTGFFGYDTLTVQGIKVPNQEFGLSENEPGTNFLYAKFDGIMGMAYPALSMGRATTALQGMLQEGALTNPVFSFYLSSQQGSQDGGAVIFGGVDSSLYTGQIYWAPVTQELYWQIGIEEFLIGDQATGWCSQGCQAIVDTGTSLLTVPQQFMSSLLQATGAKEDQYGQFLVDCSNIQSLPTLTFVINGVQFPLPPASYILNNDDSFCMVGVEATYLPSQNGQPLWILGDVFLRSYYSVYDLGNNRVGFATAA